The Variovorax paradoxus DNA window ATCTCGGGCTATTCGGTGCTGAGCCCGGAGAAGGCGCGGCCGGGCTACGACCTGGTGATCCAGGGCGAGACCGGCCTCATGGCCATGAACGGCGAGGAGGGCCAGGGGCCGCTGAAGTTCGGCATCGCCGCGGTCGACATGTTCACCGGCATGTACTCGGCGCAGGCGATTCTGGCCGTGCTGTACGAACGCACGCGCACCGGCGCGGGCCGCCACATCCAGATGTCGCTCTACGACAGCGGCATGATGATCACGTCCTACTACGGCCTGACCGCCTGGCTGAACAAGGGAGATCCCGCGAAGTTCGGCAACTCGCATCCGTCGATCGTGCCCTATGGCGTGTTCGAGGCTGCGGACGGTCCGCTGGTGATCGCCGTCGGCAACAACGGTCAGTTCAAGAAGTTCTGCGACGAGGTGATCTTCTGCCCCGAACTGGCCGTCGATCCGAAGTTCTCCACGAACACCGAGCGCTCGAAGCACCGGCATGAGCTGCTGCCCATCCTGCTCGGCCACATCGCGCTGTTCTCGCGCGTCGATCTCCTCGCGCGCATGAGCAAGGCCGGCATTCCGTGCGGCGAGGTGCTGGGCCTGTACGAGGCACTGCAGTCCGACCGGACGGCGCAGACCGGCGTCTGGCACCGGTTCGAGGACGCCGAAGCGGGGGCGCAGGCCGTCCACGCACCGCCCTACATCATTGACAGCGCGCGCTCGGGCGTGCGCCACCCTCCGCCGCACCTGGGGGAGCACACGGCCGAGGTGCTGCGTGAACTGCTGGACATGGACGACGGTCAGCTTGAATCCCTGGCCCGGAGGAGCGTCATCAGATGAGGAAAATGGGACAAGGCCCGGACCCATTGCCGACCGAGGGCGATGAGTCCGGGCCTTGCCGATGGACCGTTCCGTTCAGTGCGACTGCTTGGGCAGGTTCAGGCCGCGCAGCACGGGAAGCCAGCGGTCCGCCTCGGCCTTGATGAACTTGTCCAGGTCCTCGGGCGTGCCGCCGCGCGGCTCCATGCCGATGGCGCGCGCGCGCGCCACGAAGTCGGGGTCGGCGATCACCTGGTTGACGGCCTTGTTCAGGCGATCGATCGCGGGCCGTGGCGTGCTGGCAGGCACTGAGAGGGAATACCAGAGCGTGGCTTCCATGTCGAAACCCTGCTCCTTGAAGGTGGGTGCGTCGGGCACCTGCGGCAGGCGCTTCGAGTCCATCACGCCCAGCACGCGCAGCTTGCCGGCCTTCACGTAAGGCAGCGATCCCGTGATGGAGGTGCCATGGATGTCGATCTGGTTGCCCAGCAGGGCCTGGAGCGCGGGCGCATCGCCGTTGAAGGGAATGTGCAGCGTGCTGAAGCCCTGTTCCTTTTCGAAGGCGATGGGTGCCAGGTTCGTCAGGATGGCCGCGCCCGGCGAGCCGCGGTTGATCTTGCCGGGGTTCTGTCTGGCATAGGCCACCATTTCCTTGATGTTCTTGTAGGGCAGGTCCGTGCGCCCCACGACGATGGCGGGCTGGTAGGCGATCTGCGTGACGGCGGCAAAGTCCTTCGCCGGGTCGTAGGGCAGCTTGTCGTAGAGCACGCTGTTGTTGGCGAGCGTGCCCAGCGAGGACACGAGCACCGTCTGCCCGTCGGGCTTGGCGCGCGCAACGTAGTCGGCGGCAAGGATGCCGCTTGCGCCGGGCTTGTTCTCGATGATGACGTTCAGGCCCTGCTTGTTGAGCTCCTGGGCCAGGATGCGGCAGTACTGGTCGGTGCCGCCGCCTGCGGCAAAGGGCACGACGATGCGGGTCACCTGCTGGGCGAGTGCGGGGGCGAGCGCGCAGGCGCCCAGCGCCAGCCCGATGACGAGTTTTCGATAGCTCATTCTTGTCTCCTGTTCCGGCCCGGAATCGGGCTCTGGAGCCAGTCTAGGTGGCCGCCCTTGGCGCTGCGCTGCACGAAATGAAAAGCAGCTTTGCGGGAAGCGCCGGCAGGGCGCAGCCCGGCCCTGCACACTTCGCCGATGACCGTGCAGATCACCAGAATCGGAACGAGCCGGGACCAGCTGGGCGAAAGCCCTTGCTGGGATGCCGATGCGCAGGCGCTGAACTGGATCGACGCGCTCGGCGGCACCCTGTGGCGACTGCACGCGGGCGCCGAGCGGCCTGAGCGGCATGAGCTGCCCGCGCCCGTGGGCTCGATCGCGCCCAGCCGCGGCGCGGCCGTGGTGGTGGCGCTGCGCAACAGCTTCGCGCGCTACGACTTCGCCACGCGCACACTGGAGCCGCTGGCCGGCATCCCCGTGGACCACCCGAAGGTGCGCTTCAACGACGGCAAGTGCGATCCGGCGGGCCACTTCCTGGCCGGCACCATGCATGTCGACCGCCAGCCCGGCGAGGCGGTCATCGGAGGTCTCTACCGGCTGCGTACCGATCGCCGCGTGGAACAGCTGGCCGACGACATCGGCTTTGCCAACGGCCCCTGCTTCAGCCCGGACGGCCGCACGCTGTACCTGGCCGACAGCCTGGAGCGCACCATCTGGGCCTACGACTACGACGCGGATGGCCCGCTGCGCAACAAGCGCGTGTTCGCGAGGACGCATGAATTCGATTCGGGCCCCGACGGCGCGACGGTCGATGCGCAGGGCTTCTTCTGGACGGTGATGACCCGCGCTGCCAGGCTCGCGCGTTACGCGCCGGACGGTGCGCTGGAACGCCTGATCGAGTTGCCCGCGAGCTATCCGACGAGCATCTGCTTCGGCGGGCCGGGCCTTGCGCACATGTACCTGACCAGCATTTCCCGCAGCACGCGCCTGCAGGGGGACAAGGCGCAGGACGGCGGGCTGTTCCGGATCGAGGGGATGCCCGCGCCGGGGCGCCTGCCCGACCGCTACGGAGGCTGCTAGCGCGCCGAGCTGGGAGCTAAAGACAAAATCGCTCGATATTCGTGCGGATGTCGCTGACAGATCTGGCCCAAAAGAAAGGGCGGGGCCGGCATTACCCGGCGATGCGCTCCATGGCTTCACGCGCGGTGACGATGGGAATGCCCGCATAGCTGCCCAAGGGCAGGAGGTCGCGCCGGTCGCCGGAGGCGATCAGGTCGACTGCACCAGCCAGGGCTGCGGCCAGCACGTGGTCGTCGTCGGGGTCGGTGGGCACCACACGCGGCACTTTCGCGGGTGCGACCATGACGGCGAGCCCGCGCAGATCGTCAACGAGGGTCTTCGGGCTCAACCCGGCCCGGGCCAGGCGATCAGCAAACTTGCCGCGCCCGAGCACGTCGAGCAGCTCGGCCAGCAGGACTTCACTGGTGCACAGTTCGAACTCGCCTGCACGCGCAGCGTCCAGCAGTTGGCGCGGCAGACCGGTGGAGATGATGGCCGAGACGAGCAGATTGGTGTCGATGACGAAGCGCACGGTGCCCGGGCCTCAGGCGCCTTGCCGGCGTGCCTGGCGGGCGGCCTGCACTTCTTCCTCGATCTCGTCCTCCGACAGCGGCGCCAAGTTCAGTGCATCGAGCTTGGACATTGCTTCACCCAGGCGCGCAGCGGCCGCCGCGCGCTCCTCGCGTGCGGCCAGGAACTCGACGAAGTCCACCACTTCGGCCACGCGGCCGGGCGGCAGTTGCTTCAGGCGCTCGATCAGGCGAGTCTCGATGGCAGTCATGTGTGGTTCCTCGCTCAGGGTATGCGTCGGTTGGATTTTCAGTTGTACAACAGGTTCAATTCAACTTGCTCAAGCCTGCCACGAAAAGCCTTGGCCGTGGTAGTGAAAAACCGGACGGCGTTGCCCATCGCACCCGCATCGTGACGCCGTTCCGCTGCCGGCGCCGCTCCCAGCCGACCCGTGAATTAGCGTTTTTCGCTCCGGAGTGCGTCCGCCACGTAGTCCACGAAGGCACGCACCTTCAGCGGCAGCACGCGGCTCTGCCGGAAGACCGCGAAGACGCCATTGGAAAAAGCGCGCACCGCAAAGCGGTATTCAGGCAAAAGCCGCACCAGCGTGCCGCCCTGCAGGTCGTTGCGCACGGTGGCCTCGGACAGCAGCGCCACGCCCATGCCGCCGATGGCGGCCAGCCGCAGCAGTTCGCCGTTGTTGGCGCTCAGCACGCCCTGGATGGCCAGCTCCTGCTGCTCGCCCGCCTCGTCGATGTACTTCCAGGTGATGACCTCGCGCTCGCGCCGGTAGGTGAGGCAGCGCACCTGCGGCAGATCGGTGGGATGACGGATGCGCGAGTAGGTCTTCACGAAGGCCGGGCTGGCCACCAGCACCTCGTCGCTCGACAGCAGCCGCTTGATGACGAAGCCCGAATCGGTGGATTCGCCGGTGCGGATGTCGACGTCGAAGTCGTGCTCGACCAGGTTGACCGGATGCTCGGAGAGCTCGAGTTCCACGCGGATGTCCGGATAGAGTTCCGCAAAGCGCGGCAGCAGCGGTGCCAGCACGCGCAGGCCGATGTGGGTGCGCGAATGCACGCGCAGCCGGCCCTCGGGCCGCTGCCGGGCGTTGTGCACGACCTGTTCGGCCTCGCTCATGAGTTCCAGCACCGCCTCGGCCCGCTCCAGGAAGGCCTGGCCCGCCTCGGTCACCTTGAGGTTGCGGCTGGTGCGGTCCACCAGCTGCACGCCCAGTTCTTCCTCCAGCGCGCTGATGCGCCGCGAGATGGTGGCCGGCGACAGGCTGAGGCTGCGGGCCGCGGCCGAGAGGCTGCCCTTCTTCTGGGTGGCCACGAAGATGCGCAGCGAATCGAGGGCCTTCATTTCGAAAGACGCAAAGAAGGTGTGCGTTCGCTGGTGATCCGCAGGGGCCCCGAGTTCCTACGATGGGCTTCGATCAAAACCAGCCAACCAGGAGTGACAGCGATGGATTTCGGAATCTTCATTCTGATGCAGCAGCGGAACAAGCACAAAACCTCCCACCAGATCCTGCGCGACGCCGTCGAGCAGACTCGCCTGGCGGACGAACTGGGTTTTGGTGCCGCATGGTACGCCGAGCACCACTTCAGCAACTACGGCCTGTGCTCCTCGCCGCTGACCATGATCGCGCACTGCGCCGCGGTCACCCGCAACATCCGGCTGGGCACCGGCATCGTGGTCGCGCCGCTGTACACGCCGGCGCGCCTGATTGCGGATGTGGCCATGGTCGACCAGCTGTCCGACGGCCGCCTGAACCTGGGCATCGGCTCGGGCTACCAGCACTTCGAGTTCGAGCGCTTCGGCGTCTCGCTGGAGTCCGCCAAGGGCCGCACCTTCGAGATGCTCGACATGCTCGAGGCGGGCCTCACGCAACCCAAGTTCAGCTACGAGGGCGAGTACTACCGCCAGCCCATGAGCGCCATCAGCCAGCGGGCAGTCCAGCGCCCGATGCCGCCGATGTGGATCACCAGCGTCGACCCGGCCTTCCTGTCGCGCGCCGTGAAGTCCGGCCACCACGTGTTTGTCTCGGGCGGCGACGGCGGCCTGGAGAAGCTGGCCGGCACCCGCGCGCTGATCGACAAGGTGGCGGCGGCCGAGGGCAAGGACCCCGCCGGGGTGCAGGTCGGCCTGCTGCGCGCGGCCTATGCGAGCAACAACAGGGACGAGGTGGAAAGCTACCTCGAGTGCGCCCGCTACCAGCGCCGCATCGCCGTCAGCCTGAAGCGCCGCACCGCGCAGATCGCCGACGACTACCAGGTCGAGGAAGGCATCGTCGAGGGCGAGCCGAGCCTGGACGAGATGCGCGCGCTGCTGCCCGTGGGCAGCATCGACACCGTGATCGAACGCGTGGTCAAGGAGATCCGCACCCTCAAGCCCGTGCACTACTGCTTCCAGACGCAGATGGGCGACTTCGACCAGCCAGCCATGCTGCGCCAGCTCGAGACCTGGGGCAAGGTCATCATCCCGGCGGTGCAGCAGGAGATCGCCAACGATCCGCCGCACCGGCCCGCGGCGCGGCCCGAGCTTGCCGCGGCCTGAGGCCGCGCGCTGGGAGACGCCATGCCTGAAGTCGCCGAAGACATCCGCCGCGCCATCGAGCCCGCGCAGCTGCGCCAGCTGCTCGGATGCTTTCCGACCGGCGTGGCCGTCATCACCACCTGCACGCCGGACGGTCAGCCCGCCGGGTTGACCTGCAACTCCTTCAGCTCGGTGTCGCTCGATCCGCCGCTGGTGCTGTTCAGTCTGCGCAATGCCAGCCGCCTGCTGCCGACCTTCCAGGCCGCGGACGGCTTCGTGATCAACATCCTCTCGCAGCAGCAGGACGCGCTGTCGGGCCGCTTCGCCTCGAGCAGGATCGAGCACAAGTTCGACGGCGTGGCCTGGCGCGCCGGCCGGCTGGGCATGCCGCTGATCGACGACTGCCTGGCCAGCTTCGAATGCCGCGTGCATGCCACCCACGCGGCCGGCGACCACACCATCTTCATCGGCGAGGTCCGGCACCTGAGCGCCGGCGTGCCCGACCAGGCGCTGGTGTTCTACAAGGGCGCCTACATGATGCTGGCCGAGTCGCTGCGCAAGCTGGTCGTCGAGGGCCGGCTCGGCGACGCCGACATCGACGAGGCCTACCGCACGCTCTACGGCACCCTGCTGCACCTGGCAAGCGAACGCGCCAGCGAGGCCGAGCTCGACGCCGTGCAGCAGGCCGCCGATGCCATCGAGGCGCATCCCGACGACGCCCCGCTCAAGGAGCGCATCGCGTCGGCCAGCGCCTTCTTCGCCTCGATTGCGGCCGCCGGCCACAACGAGGCGCTGACG harbors:
- a CDS encoding CaiB/BaiF CoA transferase family protein; translation: MNHSSMQPLAGVRVLDLSRVMAGPLCGMALADLGADVIKVEHPERGDDTRDWGVRIGSHNTSYFNSCNRNKRSICVDLQDKEGQALVRKLAAQCDVVIQNFKYGGAQKMGLGYEDLRSFNPKIIYCSISGYSVLSPEKARPGYDLVIQGETGLMAMNGEEGQGPLKFGIAAVDMFTGMYSAQAILAVLYERTRTGAGRHIQMSLYDSGMMITSYYGLTAWLNKGDPAKFGNSHPSIVPYGVFEAADGPLVIAVGNNGQFKKFCDEVIFCPELAVDPKFSTNTERSKHRHELLPILLGHIALFSRVDLLARMSKAGIPCGEVLGLYEALQSDRTAQTGVWHRFEDAEAGAQAVHAPPYIIDSARSGVRHPPPHLGEHTAEVLRELLDMDDGQLESLARRSVIR
- a CDS encoding Bug family tripartite tricarboxylate transporter substrate binding protein — its product is MSYRKLVIGLALGACALAPALAQQVTRIVVPFAAGGGTDQYCRILAQELNKQGLNVIIENKPGASGILAADYVARAKPDGQTVLVSSLGTLANNSVLYDKLPYDPAKDFAAVTQIAYQPAIVVGRTDLPYKNIKEMVAYARQNPGKINRGSPGAAILTNLAPIAFEKEQGFSTLHIPFNGDAPALQALLGNQIDIHGTSITGSLPYVKAGKLRVLGVMDSKRLPQVPDAPTFKEQGFDMEATLWYSLSVPASTPRPAIDRLNKAVNQVIADPDFVARARAIGMEPRGGTPEDLDKFIKAEADRWLPVLRGLNLPKQSH
- a CDS encoding SMP-30/gluconolactonase/LRE family protein, which gives rise to MTVQITRIGTSRDQLGESPCWDADAQALNWIDALGGTLWRLHAGAERPERHELPAPVGSIAPSRGAAVVVALRNSFARYDFATRTLEPLAGIPVDHPKVRFNDGKCDPAGHFLAGTMHVDRQPGEAVIGGLYRLRTDRRVEQLADDIGFANGPCFSPDGRTLYLADSLERTIWAYDYDADGPLRNKRVFARTHEFDSGPDGATVDAQGFFWTVMTRAARLARYAPDGALERLIELPASYPTSICFGGPGLAHMYLTSISRSTRLQGDKAQDGGLFRIEGMPAPGRLPDRYGGC
- a CDS encoding putative toxin-antitoxin system toxin component, PIN family, with product MRFVIDTNLLVSAIISTGLPRQLLDAARAGEFELCTSEVLLAELLDVLGRGKFADRLARAGLSPKTLVDDLRGLAVMVAPAKVPRVVPTDPDDDHVLAAALAGAVDLIASGDRRDLLPLGSYAGIPIVTAREAMERIAG
- a CDS encoding DUF2281 domain-containing protein encodes the protein MTAIETRLIERLKQLPPGRVAEVVDFVEFLAAREERAAAAARLGEAMSKLDALNLAPLSEDEIEEEVQAARQARRQGA
- a CDS encoding LysR family transcriptional regulator — its product is MKALDSLRIFVATQKKGSLSAAARSLSLSPATISRRISALEEELGVQLVDRTSRNLKVTEAGQAFLERAEAVLELMSEAEQVVHNARQRPEGRLRVHSRTHIGLRVLAPLLPRFAELYPDIRVELELSEHPVNLVEHDFDVDIRTGESTDSGFVIKRLLSSDEVLVASPAFVKTYSRIRHPTDLPQVRCLTYRREREVITWKYIDEAGEQQELAIQGVLSANNGELLRLAAIGGMGVALLSEATVRNDLQGGTLVRLLPEYRFAVRAFSNGVFAVFRQSRVLPLKVRAFVDYVADALRSEKR
- a CDS encoding LLM class flavin-dependent oxidoreductase, coding for MDFGIFILMQQRNKHKTSHQILRDAVEQTRLADELGFGAAWYAEHHFSNYGLCSSPLTMIAHCAAVTRNIRLGTGIVVAPLYTPARLIADVAMVDQLSDGRLNLGIGSGYQHFEFERFGVSLESAKGRTFEMLDMLEAGLTQPKFSYEGEYYRQPMSAISQRAVQRPMPPMWITSVDPAFLSRAVKSGHHVFVSGGDGGLEKLAGTRALIDKVAAAEGKDPAGVQVGLLRAAYASNNRDEVESYLECARYQRRIAVSLKRRTAQIADDYQVEEGIVEGEPSLDEMRALLPVGSIDTVIERVVKEIRTLKPVHYCFQTQMGDFDQPAMLRQLETWGKVIIPAVQQEIANDPPHRPAARPELAAA
- a CDS encoding flavin reductase; translated protein: MPEVAEDIRRAIEPAQLRQLLGCFPTGVAVITTCTPDGQPAGLTCNSFSSVSLDPPLVLFSLRNASRLLPTFQAADGFVINILSQQQDALSGRFASSRIEHKFDGVAWRAGRLGMPLIDDCLASFECRVHATHAAGDHTIFIGEVRHLSAGVPDQALVFYKGAYMMLAESLRKLVVEGRLGDADIDEAYRTLYGTLLHLASERASEAELDAVQQAADAIEAHPDDAPLKERIASASAFFASIAAAGHNEALTLMAQTMTSVLRERMTHVLSVRARPDLFPLRRKVAHNLRQRNPEGAAAALDELITQLRKG